The following coding sequences lie in one Arachis ipaensis cultivar K30076 chromosome B03, Araip1.1, whole genome shotgun sequence genomic window:
- the LOC107634364 gene encoding uncharacterized protein LOC107634364 yields MRVAKMTKTGDATLFSVPRRLPAQSAGVPCLQGERSLPQGSNSNQMEKSRYYNAIIKAFRCKFRPCAKMQLKSVQLEGLAYAFCASIEDPSETMINVDDTIVTREELACLAPERPISDKIIKLVVMKATWDQANKTFWMLPPSFAVEHFMGHSLDKMIATYIYRFMPVAPDLKFIYVPIKEEGDHWYLMVISLLDGKLYQFDSNLNDDQVEPRQEIMKSLALKLSDMVTFGHYLKGDIPERKDFMNFDVKEARGCPNVLKVATLVSEFFNGCL; encoded by the exons ATGCGAGTTGCTAAGATGACAAAGACAGGGGATGCCACATTATTTTCTGTTCCACGTCGACTTCCTGCTCAATCTGCTGGTGTGCCTTGCCTCCAAGGTGAGAGGTCACTGCCACAAGGCTCTAACTCTAACCAAATGGAGAAATCACGTTACTATAATGCAATTATTAAG GCTTTTAGGTGCAAATTCAGACCATGTGCTAAAATGCAGCTAAAGTCTGTTCAACTTGAAGGATTAGCATATGCATTTTGTGCAAGCATTGAAGATCCAAG TGAGACCATGATTAATGTGGATGACACGATAGTAACTAGGGAAGAACTTGCTTGTCTAGCTCCCGAAAGACCAATCTCAGACAAG ataatcaagcttgtggtaaTGAAGGCCACATGGGACCAAGCAAATAAGACTTTTTGGATGCTTCCGCCATCTTTTGCG GTGGAACATTTTATGGGACATTCACTGGATAAAATGATTGCTACCTATATATATCGCTTTATGCCTGTCGCACCGGATCTTAAATTT ATTTATGTGCCAATTAAGGAAGAAGGTGACCACTGGTATCTTATGGTCATTAGCTTATTGGATGGAAAATTATATCAGTTTGATTCTAATCTAAATGACGATCAAGTTGAGCCAAGACAAGAAATTATGAAATCCTTG GCTTTAAAATTATCAGATATGGTAACTTTTGGTCATTACCTAAAAGGTGACATTCCTGAAAGAAAAGATTTCATGAACTTTGATGTGAAAGAGGCTAGGGGGTGCCCAAATGTCCTCAAAG TCGCGACTCTGGTCTCTGAGTTCTTCAATGGTTGTCTATGA
- the LOC107632921 gene encoding protein FAR1-RELATED SEQUENCE 5-like: MENRKREPKSETRCGCLARFVVCFVAYTGRWHVALFVESHNHDCLDPRLVGFLPTHRKMAEADASQMNNMKDAGISTPHIYAMLANQAGGYENVNYTLRDMYNEIARRRRHVLGDARAALRYLKNQKAEDTNLYYEHIVDAKGVLRALFWCDGISQLDYKVFGDVLAFDATYKKNKYLCPVVVFSGVNHHNQTVVFGSALVIDESKEVYVWLLQQLLAAMKGKAPVSVITDGAPSMRFAI, encoded by the coding sequence ATGGAAAACAGAAAAAGGGAGCCAAAATCTGAGACTCGTTGTGGTTGCTTGGCTAGGTTTGTAGTTTGTTTTGTGGCTTACACTGGAAGATGGCATGTGGCTTTGTTTGTTGAATCGCACAATCATGATTGCCTTGATCCTAGGTTAGTTGGTTTCCTTCCTACACATAGAAAAATGGCAGAAGCTGATGCTAGTCAAATGAACAACATGAAGGATGCAGGCATTAGCACACCCCATATATATGCTATGTTAGCTAATCAAGCAGGTGGTTATGAAAATGTTAATTATACCTTAAGGGATATGTATAATGAGATTGCTAGGCGAAGGCGTCATGTCCTGGGTGATGCTAGAGCGGCATTGCGATACCTCAAAAACCAGAAAGCTGAAGATACAAACCTCTATTATGAGCACATAGTTGATGCTAAAGGGGTATTGCGAGCTTTATTTTGGTGTGATGGAATAAGCCAATTAGATTATAAAGTATTTGGAGATGTGCTTGCCTTTGATGCGACATACAAGAAGAACAAGTACTTGTGTCCGGTAGTAGTGTTTTCCGGTGTGAATCATCACAACCAAACAGTGGTATTTGGAAGTGCTCTAGTTATCGATGAGAGTAAGGAGGTCTACGTGTGGTTATTACAGCAATTATTGGCAGCCATGAAGGGAAAAGCACCTGTATCTGTGATTACAGATGGTGCTCCATCAATGAGGTTTGCAATTTAG